In Elephas maximus indicus isolate mEleMax1 chromosome Y, mEleMax1 primary haplotype, whole genome shotgun sequence, the sequence TTCATAAGCACTCTACATACATGCagtaaataaaaaattcataATGCATGTACATCTTAACTGCTAAATATATGTGTACGTTAACACTACATTAATTATTCCAGGATTAAATCACCTAAGACTTGTGGTTGCTGGGTACAAAAATGCACATTGATCATAAACCTGCCTGCTTCGCCCTTGCACCCCTTGGTTTCCACTGGAATTCTTCCCCCGCCCTCCCCCCACGCCCCCAGCCCAGCCTGGTCTCATGATGGGGTGGGGATAAGGAGCTTACTTTCTTttgaaggcagtggatttttCTCTTGCGTTTCTGTCTTCTTCAATTTCGATTTATCGAATTTTTCAATCTCAGCCATATCCGGTTTGTCAGACATGGTTGCGGAGGAAGCTGCAAGGTACAAAGCCAAGGGGGACCGTGAGAAATCCATCCATCCTCGTCTCTCAGAGCTTCTGAACGGCTCACCCCCTCCAATCACCTGCCTGAACTCGCACCTTCTCATTCCGTTTTTATTGAGGGCTAAAGAGCTTCCTCTTTCCACAGAAATAGTAAAGACAGCCCCCTCCACGCCAATGCTTCAAAACGTGGGGCGCCCAAGAGCGGAGACCCCTCTCACAGCCA encodes:
- the LOC126069865 gene encoding thymosin beta-4-like, which translates into the protein MSDKPDMAEIEKFDKSKLKKTETQEKNPLPSKETIEQEKQAGDS